The segment GGCCCTGCCCCTGCAGCGGCTCACCGGGGTCCTTGCGCCAGGCGTCGGCCAGGAAGCTGCTGCCGTCGATCGCGGCGATGGCATCGGTGATGCGTTGCTGCAGTCCCCGCAGGTAGTCGCTGACGATATGGACGGGCGTGGAATCGGTGCTCATGTTCATTTCACGATGGTTTCGCTGCGCGGCACGCTGGCGTCGAGCAGGCGGATGGGCGCGGCATTTTCGGGCCGGCAGCCGACGGCCCCCTCCAGGGCCGTCGCGATGCGCGCAAAGTCGGCGGCCTCGTCGCCGCTCAGGCGCAGGAAACTGCGCACCGTCACTTCACGCCCGGTGTAATTGACTTTCACCAGCGCCAGCGGCACACCGGCCTGCACCGCCGTGCGGTAGAAGCCGCTGCGCCAGCCCGGAATGTACTTGCGCGTGCCTTCCGGGGCCAGCGCCAGCCAGAAATATTCACCACGCGCCCGTGCCGTCTGCATGCGAGCTGCGGTATCGCCCACCATGCCCTTGGCGCTGGTTCGCTCCACCGGCACGCCACCGAGATAACGCATCCAGTGCCCGAAAACGGGGAAACGGAAGAGACTGTCCTTGCCCCAGAACCGCACCGGAATGCCGATGGCCCATTTGACGAGCAGCAGGACCACGAAGTCCCAGTTGCTGGTGTGCGGATAGACCGCCAGCACGCCCTGAAGGCCGGGCAGGCCATCGAAATGCACTCGCCAGCCCATGCGACGCAGCAGCCAGCGCGCCAGGGCGCTGCCACGGAACTGCACCGGATGAGGCAAGGGAAAATCGTTCGGGGTCATCAGGACAGGCCGGGATCAGCCTTTGATGGCGCGGTAGCCGATATCGCGACGGTACTGCATGCCATCAAAGCGTATGCCCTGGGCCAGCTCGTAGGCACGCTGCTGCGCCTGCCTGGTGGTGTCCCCCAGCGCGGTTACGCAGAGCACACGGCCGCCGGTCACCAGCACCTGGCCGTCCTTCAGGGTGGTACCGGCATGGAAGACCACGCCTTCGTCGGTATCGGCCGGCAGGCCGGTGATGACGTCACCCTTGCGCGGGTTCATGGGGTAGCCGTGCGCGGCCATGACCACGCCCAGCGCGATGCGGCGATCCCAGTCCAGTTCGACCTGGTCCAGCTTGCCATCGGTGGCGGCGAGCATCACGTCGACCAGGTCGGTCTTGAGGCGCATCATGATGGGCTGGGTTTCGGGGTCGCCCATGCGGCAGTTGAACTCCAGCGTCTTGGGGGCACCCGTGGCATCGATCATCAGACCGGCGTAGAGGAAGCCGGTGTAGGGGATGCCGTCCTTCTCCATGCCCTTGATGGTGGGCAGGATGATCTCGCGCATGGCGCGGGCATGCACAGCGGGCGTCACCACGGGCGCGGGCGAATAGGCGCCCATGCCGCCGGTGTTGGGGCCCTGGTCGGCATCGAGCAGGCGCTTGTGGTCCTGGCTGGTGGCCAGCGCCACCACGTTCTTGCCGTCGCACAGCACGATGAAGCTGGCTTCCTCGCCCTGGAGGAACTCCTCGATGACCACCCGCGCGCCGCCCGCGTTGTGGCTGACGCCCAATTTGTTGTCCAGCAGCATGAAGTCGATGGCCTCGTGCGCCTCGGCCGCCGTCATGGCCACCACCACGCCCTTGCCTGCGGCCAGGCCATCGGCCTTGACCACGATGGGCGCGCCCATCTTGTCCACGTAGGCGTGGGCCGCCACCGGGTCGGAAAAGGTGTCGTACTCGGCCGTGGGGATGCCATGGCGTTTCATGAAGGCCTTGGAGAAGGCCTTGGAACTTTCCAGTTGCGCCGCCGCATGGGTGGGGCCGAAGACACGCAGGCCGTGGGCACGGAACTCGTCCACCACCCCGGCAGCCAGCGGGGCCTCGGGGCCGACCACGGTCAGGCCGATCTTCTCGGTCAGGGCCCAGGCGCGCAATTCCTGCACATCGGTGATGGGCACGTTTTCCAGGCGCTTGTCACGCGCGGTGCCTCCGTTGCCCGGCGCCACGTAGATCGTCTGCACCTTGGGGGACTGGGCCAGTTTCCAGGCCAGCGCGTGTTCCCGGCCGCCGCCACCAATCACTAGAACTTTCATATTTCTCTCTTACCCGTTCGCCCTGAGCCTGTTGAAGGGCCCTGGAGCGCGTCGAGGGCTTCGACAAGCTCAGCCCGAACGGCAAATATTTCTACAGCGCTGCGTTGTGATAAACGTCCTGCACGTCGTCGAGATCCTCAAGCACGTCCAGCAGCTTCTGCATCTTGGCGGCGTCGTCGCCGCCGAGTTCGATCGTGTTCTCCGGGCGCATGGTCACGCCGGCCACCTCGGCCTTCAACCCGGCGGCTTCCAGCGCATTCTTCACGGCCTCGAAATCGTGAGGGCTGGTCAGCACCTCGATGGCGCCGTCGTCGTCGCTGACCACGTCCTCGGCGCCGGCTTCCAGCGCCACTTCCATCACCTTGTCCTCACTCGTACCCGGCGCATAGATCAGCTGGCCGCAGTGCTTGAACTGGAAGGCCACCGAGCCCTCGGTGCCCATGTTGCCGCCGTGCTTGGAAAAGGCGTGACGCACCTCGGCCACGGTGCGCACGCGGTTGTCGGTCATGGTGTCGACGATGATGGCCGCACCGGCGATGCCGTAACCCTCGTAGCGGATTTCCTCGTAGCTCACGCCTTCCTGGTTGCCGGTGGCCTTGTCGATGTTGTACTTGACGCGGTCGGCCGGCATATTGGCGGCCCTGGCCTTGTCGATGGCCAGGCGCAGGCGCGGGTTGGCGGCCGGGTCGCCGCCACCGGCGCGTGCCGCCACGGTGATTTCACGGACGATGCGGGTCCAGATCTTGCCGCGCTTCTCGTCCTGCCGCCCCTTGCGGTGTTGGATATTGGCCCATTTACTGTGTCCAGCCACGAGATGTCCTCTGATTTTGTTAGGCTATAAACCTTGAGATTGTACTTTTAGGGATATCCATGGCCGACCCCATCCTGATTGCGCAGCACGGCGACGTGCAATGCTTCCTGCGCCCCGACAAGGCCAACCGCCACGGCCTCATCACCGGTGCCACCGGCACCGGCAAGACCATTACCCTGCAAACCCTGGCCGAAGGCTTCTCGCGTATCGGCGTGCCGGTCTTCCTGGCCGACATCAAGGGCGATCTGACCGGTATCTCCCAGGCCGGCAAGATCGGCGACAAGCTGGCCAAGGTCATCGCCGAGCGCGGCCTGCCCACGCCCACCTCCCAGTCCTGTCCCACCACCCTGTGGGACGTGTTCGGTGCCCAGGGCCACCCGGTACGCGCAACGGTGAGCGACCTGGGGCCGCTGCTGCTGGGCCGCATGCTGAACTTGAACGAGACGCAGGAAGGCGTGCTGCAACTGGTCTTCAAGATCGCCGACGACCAGGGCCTGCTGCTGCTGGACCTCAAGGACCTGCGCGCCATGTGCCAGCACGTGGGCGACAACGCCTCGCAGTTCACCACCGAATACGGCAACATCAGCGCCGCCAGCATCGGCGCCATCCAGCGCGGCCTGCTGCAGATCGAGAGCCAGGGGGGCGACAAGTTCTTCGGTGAGCCCATGCTCAACATCGCCGACTTCATGCAGACCGACGGCAAGGGCCACGGTGTGGTCAACATCCTGGCGGCCGACAAGCTGATGAATTCGCCGCGCCTGTACGCCACCTTCCTGTTGTGGCTGCTCAGCGAACTGTTCGAGCAGCTGCCCGAGGTCGGTGACCTGGACAAACCCAAGCTGGTCTTCTTCTTCGACGAGGCCCACCTGCTCTTCAACGACTCGCCCAAGGCCCTGCTGGAGCGCATCGAACTGGTGGTGCGCCTGGTGCGATCCAAGGGCGTGGGGGTCTATTTCGTCACCCAGAACCCGCTGGACATCCCCGACACCGTGCTGGGCCAGCTGGGCAACCGCGTGCAGCATGCGCTGCGCGCCTTCACCCCGCGCGACCAGAAGGCCGTGAAATCGGCGGCCGAGACCATGCGCCCGAAACCGGGCCTGGACATCGCCGCAGCCATCACCGAACTGGGGGTCGGCGAGGCCCTGGTGAGCTTCCTGGACGAAAAAGGCCGGCCCAGCCTGACCGAACGGGTCTACGTGCTGCCCCCGGGCAGCCAGATCGGCCCGGTGAGCCCCGAGCAGCGCCAGGCCCTGCTGGCCAACTCCGTCGTGGCCGGTGTCTACGAGAAGACGCTGGACC is part of the Rhodoferax sp. BAB1 genome and harbors:
- a CDS encoding 1-acyl-sn-glycerol-3-phosphate acyltransferase, whose translation is MTPNDFPLPHPVQFRGSALARWLLRRMGWRVHFDGLPGLQGVLAVYPHTSNWDFVVLLLVKWAIGIPVRFWGKDSLFRFPVFGHWMRYLGGVPVERTSAKGMVGDTAARMQTARARGEYFWLALAPEGTRKYIPGWRSGFYRTAVQAGVPLALVKVNYTGREVTVRSFLRLSGDEAADFARIATALEGAVGCRPENAAPIRLLDASVPRSETIVK
- the purD gene encoding phosphoribosylamine--glycine ligase, giving the protein MKVLVIGGGGREHALAWKLAQSPKVQTIYVAPGNGGTARDKRLENVPITDVQELRAWALTEKIGLTVVGPEAPLAAGVVDEFRAHGLRVFGPTHAAAQLESSKAFSKAFMKRHGIPTAEYDTFSDPVAAHAYVDKMGAPIVVKADGLAAGKGVVVAMTAAEAHEAIDFMLLDNKLGVSHNAGGARVVIEEFLQGEEASFIVLCDGKNVVALATSQDHKRLLDADQGPNTGGMGAYSPAPVVTPAVHARAMREIILPTIKGMEKDGIPYTGFLYAGLMIDATGAPKTLEFNCRMGDPETQPIMMRLKTDLVDVMLAATDGKLDQVELDWDRRIALGVVMAAHGYPMNPRKGDVITGLPADTDEGVVFHAGTTLKDGQVLVTGGRVLCVTALGDTTRQAQQRAYELAQGIRFDGMQYRRDIGYRAIKG
- a CDS encoding YebC/PmpR family DNA-binding transcriptional regulator, which codes for MAGHSKWANIQHRKGRQDEKRGKIWTRIVREITVAARAGGGDPAANPRLRLAIDKARAANMPADRVKYNIDKATGNQEGVSYEEIRYEGYGIAGAAIIVDTMTDNRVRTVAEVRHAFSKHGGNMGTEGSVAFQFKHCGQLIYAPGTSEDKVMEVALEAGAEDVVSDDDGAIEVLTSPHDFEAVKNALEAAGLKAEVAGVTMRPENTIELGGDDAAKMQKLLDVLEDLDDVQDVYHNAAL
- a CDS encoding helicase HerA-like domain-containing protein, which produces MADPILIAQHGDVQCFLRPDKANRHGLITGATGTGKTITLQTLAEGFSRIGVPVFLADIKGDLTGISQAGKIGDKLAKVIAERGLPTPTSQSCPTTLWDVFGAQGHPVRATVSDLGPLLLGRMLNLNETQEGVLQLVFKIADDQGLLLLDLKDLRAMCQHVGDNASQFTTEYGNISAASIGAIQRGLLQIESQGGDKFFGEPMLNIADFMQTDGKGHGVVNILAADKLMNSPRLYATFLLWLLSELFEQLPEVGDLDKPKLVFFFDEAHLLFNDSPKALLERIELVVRLVRSKGVGVYFVTQNPLDIPDTVLGQLGNRVQHALRAFTPRDQKAVKSAAETMRPKPGLDIAAAITELGVGEALVSFLDEKGRPSLTERVYVLPPGSQIGPVSPEQRQALLANSVVAGVYEKTLDRESAFEHLASRTQQKQAQEKAQGDAAAAEKAGGGGLLDSLGGILGGGAKRTRASAGEQLIKSAASSIGREVGRQIIRGVLGSILGGSRRR